The sequence AATACCAGTAGAGGCCGCATGCTGCTGCCGAAGCGACGAGCGTGGCGGCCATCCAGCCGCGCTGGTCACGGTTGATCAGCATGTCTCCTGCATCATCGATGCACGGCCCACAGCAGGAAATGCAGGGCAACCGGCGAAGGTCCGCGTTGCCATCGGTCCCCTGCGCTTCATGGCACCTGCAGGTCCGCCGTTGCCAGGAACGCGGTCGGATTGACGCGAATCGCCGCGTCGTGCGGACACGCGTACACGCAGTTCGGCCCGTCGTACCCGGCACAAAGATCGCAGATGGTCGCCTTCAGTTTTCCGGAAGAGAGGTCGATGGGCCCATCGGGAAGAGGCGCACCGGACGGCGTCGCCAGGTCGATCATGTTGATGTTGCCGAACGGACAGCTGTTGGCGCACAGCCCGCAGCCGACACACCAGTCTTCAATGTGGACCTCGAGCGAGCCGGTACGGCGGATCGAGGCGACAGGGCAGCCGATCATGCACTTGGGGTCGGTGCAGGAGCGGCACGCGAGCGTCACCAGATATTTGCCGAACCTCGGCCCGTCGCGAGTGAAGCGGGGAACTCCGGAATGGGCCGCAGCGCACGCCCGCACGCACTCGTCGCAGCGTGTGCAGCGCTCCAGGTCGATCAGCAGCGTGTTCTGCGAGTTGAAGAGGCTGAGCTCCTCGACGCGGCGCAGGTACGACTGATCAGAACCGTCGGCGCTGGCCGCCGAAAGCGGGACCGGGCGCGTCGTCGCCGCGGCGAGTTGCTCGAGCACTCCACTGCCCGCCAACGCTTCGTGCACCACCTTGGCCTGAATCCTCACGATCTCGCAGTTGTCGAGCGCGGTGGCCGCGACCGTGCGCGGGAAGCCCGGCTGCTCGACCGACTCGCGCGCAACCTCGAACGTATATGCTTCGGCAAGGGTGATTCGGTCGCCGACGGAGACGATCGCCTCCTGTACTCTCCTGCCGTTGAGGAAGGTGCCGTTGTCGCTGTTCTCGTCGATGAGACGAATGTCGTGCTCGCCCGCTTCGAAGCGGCAGTGGCGGCGGCTGACGCTGCTGTCCGAGGCGGCAAACGGAATGGTCGCCGAACGGCGCCGCCCGATCGTGACCGTGCCGGTCAAAGGAACCACCGGTCCCTGCGGCTGGTCTACCCTTCGCAGCACCAGCCGCTCCAGGCGCGGCCGCTCCCCGAGCGCATCGGCGCCGACCATGGTGCCGCGTCCCGAGTAAGCGAGAATCCGCTCGCCGCCGGGCTGCTTTCGCGACAAGCGCACCGTGCCGGTCGCGACGATGAAAACTGCGTCAGCCGCGGTGCCCTCGGCGTAGAGAATGCCGTCGGTAAGCTCGTCCTGCGTAGCGAGGTCCGATGCCGCGACGAGGTTATCGATCTGCGCCGCGGAAAGCTGTGCGAAGATCTGCTGGGTCGCGATCGCGTTCCGGATCGTGGCCAGGCGGTGCAGATCGTCGACTGCGGCTGCACTCTTGCCGCTCGCGCGCACGGTATCGAGCACCGAGCGTAGCATTTCGATGACTTTGCAGTCGGTCTCGGCCCGCACCGTGATCTCGCGTGGATGGAAGTTGACGCAGGCGTCGATGCCAAACACGTCTCCGGGGCCAAGAGTTCGCGGTGGCGGCGGTGCAAGCGGATGCAAGGTGCCCCAGGCCGTGACCTCGCCGATCGAAGCCGGCACCTCCATGTCTCGGGTCGAGCGCGTTCGGCGCATGAAGATCGAAGCCAGGCGCCGCAGCGAACGGGCGGTCCGCCCCTGCGGCGGCATGGCGTCGACGTGCGCAGGCAAGAATGCGGTCGCGCTGCCTTCGACGAGAAGAAATGCGGTGGATCCGTAGCTCCCGGCCTCACAGATGATCTCGCCATGCCGATACTCGCGCAGCACGGCGGCGCGAATCGGGTTGCCGGTGACCCGGTGGATGAGATTGTCGCGCAGCCGGTCGGCGAAGTTGGACTTTCGCGCCGCGAAGAACGGAAACTGCCCGAGGGCTTCCGCGTCGAGGGATTGACCACCGGAAAGCCCGGCGTCTATAGTTGCGCCCTCGCTCGTCCCCATACTCAGATTCTTCGAAAGTGCGGACCGAAGCGACGCGAGTTATACCGATGCGGTCGGAGATCACGCAAACCCGCCGTCGCAATGCGCCTGCTGCATCTCGAGTGGTCACCGCCCTGCCTGCGATTGCGATCGCGTGCCTGTGGATCGGTATTCGTGCCGCCCGCGCCGACGAGCCGGCCACCGCGCCGCGATTCCACGGCGATACGACGTGCGGGAAGGCTGCCTGCCATGGCGGCCCGGTTCCCGAGCACATCTCCCACACCGGTTGTCGCGACACGCCCGACTCGTGGAAATGGGCATGGACGCAGTGGCGCAATCGCCGCGTCGACCACCACAGCCGCGCTTACGAGACGCTGACACGGCCGGAATCCCAGACGATCGGCCGCTACATGGGCATCGTCCCGACCCAGAGCGACAAGTGCCTGCAGTGCCACGCTCCTGCCGCCGTCGCGATGCCGGCCGGCAACTGGCAGCGAAAGGACGGCGTCACCTGCGAGGACTGTCACGGCGGATCCGAGTTCTGGCTCGAGGCGCACAGCCAGAAGGACTGGAAGGAGAAGAAGGCGGAGTACGCGAAAAGCAAAGGCTTTTACAACAATTCCGATTTCCGCCTGCGAGCCGAAAAATGTGGTCAATGCCACGTCGAGATCGACCACGAGATCGTCGCCGGCGGACATCCGCCTCTGCAATTCGAGATGGTCGCGTACGCGCAGCTGATGAAACACTGGAACGATTCCAAGGATCGGGAAAACAGCCCCGACTGTGCGGATCCGTCGCTGTGGAGCATCGGACAGCTCGTGGGGCTGCGACGCGCGGCCGAGATGGTCGCCCGCCGGGCCGCAGATTCCGATTACCAGTCGATCGGCAAGTTCCCGCATTTCGAGGACCGCGACTGCTACTCGTGCCATCACAAGCTCGTTGCCGACGGCATCCGGCAGGTCGCAGGACACTTCGCGATGTCGGACGTGATTCTCTCCGTTCTTCTGCCGGGGGAGAAGGGCGCGCTGGCCGCTGCCTGGTCCCAGCTTCAGTCCTCGGCCGACAGTGACCGCAAGCTGGCAGCGCAGCGGGCGGGCGAGCTCGGCGCGATGGCAGCCGACTATTCGCGGAGAATCGCTGCAAAATCCGTGACGCGGGCCGACGCCCAGGCGCTGCTCAAGCGCATCACCGCCAGCGGCGCCACGCTCAAGGCCGTGCGACGCTTCAGCCATTCCTCGTCGCCTTCGTCCAACGTCGAGTCCGAGAGCGAGCCGAGCCTGCCGTGGTGGTACACCACCGGCGCGCCGGAACAGACCGTCCTCTCGATCGAAGCTTTGTGCAATCCTGCATTCGATTCGATCGGTATCGACCGCTGCAGCGGCAGCCAGGGCATAGAACCGGAGCTGAGACGGCTCGGCGAGGCCACGGACCGGTTCCACTACGATCCGGAGCAGTTCGCGAAGAGCCTCGGCGACATTCACCACAAGCTGTTCCCCGGCTCGGAATGAGTCCGGTCGAATCGGGTACTCGT is a genomic window of Candidatus Binatia bacterium containing:
- a CDS encoding cyclic nucleotide-binding domain-containing protein, with product MGTSEGATIDAGLSGGQSLDAEALGQFPFFAARKSNFADRLRDNLIHRVTGNPIRAAVLREYRHGEIICEAGSYGSTAFLLVEGSATAFLPAHVDAMPPQGRTARSLRRLASIFMRRTRSTRDMEVPASIGEVTAWGTLHPLAPPPPRTLGPGDVFGIDACVNFHPREITVRAETDCKVIEMLRSVLDTVRASGKSAAAVDDLHRLATIRNAIATQQIFAQLSAAQIDNLVAASDLATQDELTDGILYAEGTAADAVFIVATGTVRLSRKQPGGERILAYSGRGTMVGADALGERPRLERLVLRRVDQPQGPVVPLTGTVTIGRRRSATIPFAASDSSVSRRHCRFEAGEHDIRLIDENSDNGTFLNGRRVQEAIVSVGDRITLAEAYTFEVARESVEQPGFPRTVAATALDNCEIVRIQAKVVHEALAGSGVLEQLAAATTRPVPLSAASADGSDQSYLRRVEELSLFNSQNTLLIDLERCTRCDECVRACAAAHSGVPRFTRDGPRFGKYLVTLACRSCTDPKCMIGCPVASIRRTGSLEVHIEDWCVGCGLCANSCPFGNINMIDLATPSGAPLPDGPIDLSSGKLKATICDLCAGYDGPNCVYACPHDAAIRVNPTAFLATADLQVP
- a CDS encoding multiheme c-type cytochrome produces the protein MVTALPAIAIACLWIGIRAARADEPATAPRFHGDTTCGKAACHGGPVPEHISHTGCRDTPDSWKWAWTQWRNRRVDHHSRAYETLTRPESQTIGRYMGIVPTQSDKCLQCHAPAAVAMPAGNWQRKDGVTCEDCHGGSEFWLEAHSQKDWKEKKAEYAKSKGFYNNSDFRLRAEKCGQCHVEIDHEIVAGGHPPLQFEMVAYAQLMKHWNDSKDRENSPDCADPSLWSIGQLVGLRRAAEMVARRAADSDYQSIGKFPHFEDRDCYSCHHKLVADGIRQVAGHFAMSDVILSVLLPGEKGALAAAWSQLQSSADSDRKLAAQRAGELGAMAADYSRRIAAKSVTRADAQALLKRITASGATLKAVRRFSHSSSPSSNVESESEPSLPWWYTTGAPEQTVLSIEALCNPAFDSIGIDRCSGSQGIEPELRRLGEATDRFHYDPEQFAKSLGDIHHKLFPGSE